Genomic DNA from Vespula vulgaris chromosome 5, iyVesVulg1.1, whole genome shotgun sequence:
AAAGCttgtttataatattcgaGCTGATAATACTGTTCCCGTGATTACTGTTGTTTATACCGGGGATACAAGTGCCAGAGAATAAATTACTGAGGAGTTTAGGATAATTGCAAGAGGCTGACGAAATAATGCGATTCATTCGAGCAGTATTAATGAAACTCAACCAAGCGATTGCACCATATTCAGGGAAACAAGCTGTATGACCctttaattgctgaaaattcTTTATCGGATAGTTGCCATCTTCGGGTTTCCGAAGAACAGCCATGATCATGTTATCCTTCATCGTTTGTTTGTCGGTGTCAGTATAGAGTATGGACGTTAAATTGTAAACTCTATGAAAGTAgtcgaattttaaatattagattattaGTTCAACGtcgttattatcttttatgcCGAATTATTTTCGGATCTTTTGAATAACTTACTTTCGTGCTAAGTATCCATAATTTGAGTCGATAGTAATGATATCGGCTTTATTATCAGCAATGTCACGGAAACATTCGAATGTTGAATTGGTTTGCCAGCAAGAAATTTTAGGTTCGATACCAAGAGCTATCGCTTCCTTCGCAATCCATTCACATTTTGCTGTCTCGAGAATGCTTATAGTACACCAACGAATAACATTGCCGCAAGTTTTTACGTCTGAAAgtcttatttcctttcttccttctgcCAAATAAGTAACTAAAGACGTAggttttgtaatatttgtgATGACGCTGTCTTCttctataaatctttttaaagattCTGACCATGTTTCAGCGGCATATGTTTTTGACCCCCAGAACCAACGATTAAAGTTTGTTGTAAGTTCATCTGCCACTTTTCTACAAtcgagaaattattatttaattagcaCGACATTTTATTACATCTAATAATTAGAGTTTACGATAATTTTAgcattaattatcatatatacttTCTAGCAACAATTGCACTCCATGGTTGTTTGATCCACGCGCAAGGATTGTTACTGGTTAAATTCTGAAGGGATCCATCAGGACACAGAAATTGATACTGAGTTTTTTGATCTTCCTGTAACATATGCGATTAATCATGTTGTATTTGTAATAGTCGATgttcttaaataatattcaaatttctCTACATCTTTCTGTAGAAATCTACAAAAAtgttttacattaatttaCCTTGAAGTATTGATGAACGTATTCGAGTGCTACGTATGCTACATTTCCTCGTCTCGATGTTAAACAATCTAAAGCACCTATGTGACCATGTTTATCTTCATTTGTATACTTGCAGGCAGTCGTATCATCGCATAAGGCGCAAAGTTCAGggtatttcttctctttacaatttaattaaaaattaatgcaTAATTTTATGCTAACAAAACAATCGAATATGTTTCGTACTTACTAAGAGCATCACTAAAATCAACATCAGATGCCCAATCACCTGGTCTACAGGCTTTACCATAAAACgatctaatattttctaattcattttctatcgCAGTTATATTTTCTCGACAATCAGCTTTGTACGtgtttttttcaaaatatttcaaaatgtaaTCGTTCCACCACTGTGTTTTACTGAATCCAGGATGACAAAGACCAGCGTTTTCTAAACTTTCAAAACCGCTGTTAATTTCAACAGAGAAGTCTGAAGGTACTACAGCGACAGattgaaattcaaatttctctaaaaaaaattggtttataaaataaagtagtTCGTAATaggtttaatattatttttttctcgattttagaaatgaattatttacgCTGAGTTTTGTCCCTGTGCCTCAATCCGAAGATCGGTACGATTTCGTCAGAATAGAATTGATAGGTCAGTAATAATGCATCTGCATTAAATATACCGAAATCTGCTTCGCCATTTGCTAAACGTATTGCACATTCAGCACTATCACTTACACGAGAACATTCAATT
This window encodes:
- the LOC127064069 gene encoding transferrin-like, with translation MKAHLLMILFVASTYVEGKYKFCAPDSNNICQSIERGDSEIECSRVSDSAECAIRLANGEADFGIFNADALLLTYQFYSDEIVPIFGLRHRDKTQQKFEFQSVAVVPSDFSVEINSGFESLENAGLCHPGFSKTQWWNDYILKYFEKNTYKADCRENITAIENELENIRSFYGKACRPGDWASDVDFSDALKKKYPELCALCDDTTACKYTNEDKHGHIGALDCLTSRRGNVAYVALEYVHQYFKEDQKTQYQFLCPDGSLQNLTSNNPCAWIKQPWSAIVARKKVADELTTNFNRWFWGSKTYAAETWSESLKRFIEEDSVITNITKPTSLVTYLAEGRKEIRLSDVKTCGNVIRWCTISILETAKCEWIAKEAIALGIEPKISCWQTNSTFECFRDIADNKADIITIDSNYGYLARKVYNLTSILYTDTDKQTMKDNMIMAVLRKPEDGNYPIKNFQQLKGHTACFPEYGAIAWLSFINTARMNRIISSASCNYPKLLSNLFSGTCIPGINNSNHGNSIISSNIINKLCSVCPKKNDTDCTANSSNSYYGDKGALRCLNERAGDIAFVKIGNIKEEKNNLNQYHILCKNGSLAATPGINLDKPELCALSVTIDSEVVSRKKNAEIDSLNAILSLLKLQDWLGHRVNTKRILHIYEKFNGTNDLLFKSSTIGLESTTSKIESVLAYKELFNHVDECSSAGLLMFSNITLIALVVISIYFII